The following nucleotide sequence is from Williamwhitmania sp..
CAGTGTCCGATAAAACCCTTCATGTTGACTTTGTTCGTGTTTTTGAAGATAAAAAGGTTGCCGTAGACGTACCGGTTCTTGTTGTTGGAACCTCCGAAGGCGTAAGGCAAGGCGGCAAGCTACAACTTCTTTATCGTAAAATTCGTGTTTCGGCTTTACCAGCCCAACTTCCTGATGCCGTAACCATTGACATTACTGGTATGGAAATGGGCAGCTCAAAGATTGTTGGAGAAATAGTGGCTGATAATTTTGAGATTATAACTCCTAAGAATTCAATAATTGCAACTGTTAAGTTGACTAGGGCTGCACGTGGTGCCGCTGCAGCTACAGCTGAAAATCCTGCTGAAAGTAAATAGAATAGGTAACATTGAAGTATCTGATAGCCGGGCTCGGGAACATTGGCGCTGAATATGCTAATACCCGCCACAATATAGGTTTTAAAGTGTTGGACGCCCTTGCAAAAGCGTCCAATATTTTTTTTAAAGATGGTCGTTATGCCTCCGTCGCAGAGCTAAGGCATAAGGGCCGTACCTTTATTTTGATTAAACCCAATACCTACATGAACCTTAGCGGAAAGGCCGTTCGATATTGGATGCAAACAGAAAAAGTTCCCATCGAGAATTTGCTAGTGGTGGTTGACGATATTGCGTTGCCATTCGGAATGCTTAGGATGCGGGGTAAGGGAAGCGATGGTGGCCATAATGGATTAAAAGATGTTGCACGGGTTTTAGGTAGTGAGGATTATGCCCGTATTCGTATGGGTGTTGGAAACGAATTTGAGCGTGGTCAGCAGGTGGATTATGTGCTTAGCGAATGGTCTGCTTCCGAAGCAGAGCAGCTGTCAATATTTATTGAAAAGGCTTCCAATGCCGTTCTGAACTTTGGAACTATTGGCCTAGGCCGTACGATGAATCTCTTCAACACAAAATAAAAAGGTGGCCCAAGAAAGTAATACCAGAATAGATAAGTGGCTCTGGGCTGTTAGGGTATTCAAAACCAGAACAGAAGCTGCCGACGCCTGTAGAAAGGGATGGGTAAAGGTAAACGGGTTGGTGGTAAAACCATCGCGGGACCTAAAACTCAACGATGTTGTGTCTGTAAGAAAAAGCCCGGTGGTATACTCTTTTCGTGTTTTAGGCCTTATTGGTAACCGCCAACCAGCAAAGCTGGTCGAAAACTATGCTGAGAATATGACCCCTCAGGAGGAACTGGATAAGCTTACGCTGAATAGCATAATTATAACACTTCAGCGCGATCGTGGAACTGGAAGGCCAACAAAAAAGGAACGTCGTGATATCGACAAACTCATTCAAGACCCTGAAGATTAGCACATGGAACTTGCACGAAAGCTAAAGCAAACCTCACTCTTTGAGTATTTGCTCCTAATGTATCAGGTTGAAGACATTATTCGAGCTTGTAATTTTGACAAGTCGATAATTACTAAAGTTGCCGAGCAACGATTTGGAAGCGAACTTGGCGATAGGGATGAAGGGATAGCTTGGTTTTTGGCTATGTCTGAAATGATGCAGGAGGAAAAAATTGAACAAAAATATCACTTGCAGCATGTGGTAAACCTCACAAACGATCTCTTTCAACTCCATTTGCGGTTAGTTAATGCACCTAATGAGGAAGAATACCATGAACTCTATATAAAGGTGGAGATATTTGGTGAAGAACTTCGCCAGAAAGGAAACTCTGAGGAGAATATGGTTTCCCTTTTTCTTACTGCAATATATGGAGTTTGGCTTTTGGGTCTTAAAAATGCTCCTGTTTCAACCGAAACAAGGCAAGCAGTTGAAGATATAACCAACTTGCTCGCCCTGCTGTCGAAATATTACCACCAGATTGAAGCGGGTCAAAAGGAACTACCTGGATAGCCCTTCCGTAATTAATTCTTCCACTTTATGCCAATTCCTATCCCGAAAATCTCCTTCATCTGAATTTTTGGCGTAAACCTGTCATTTATGCCATCACCATTGGTGTCCTTCGCTATCCGAGCATTGTCGTCATAAATAGCCAGCATAAATAATCGAGCTGTCAACCAGCTGTTTAGTTTTGCCTCTAGCGTGTTTTCCCAGTTTACATACACGTTTTGAGGATCCTTAATAAAGTTTGAAAAAAGATCCAGCTTCGAAGTCCACAGCAATTTCTTCTTAAAAATGGGTTGGATTAGCTGTATTCTCACTAGAGCCCCGGCTTCGTATAGGTAATGTTCCCCTTTCTTTATTAGATTGCCACTCTGATCATACACGGCAGCCTTAACCCCGTAACTACCCTCATTAGCCAAATCTTGGCGCTGGACAACCGTTAATCTTCCCGATACGGGGGAAAGAAATATGCTCAATCTGTCTGACGGTTTGTAGTCC
It contains:
- a CDS encoding 50S ribosomal protein L25/general stress protein Ctc; the protein is MKTLEIVGALRTNVGKKETKALRNANLVPCVLYGGGENVHFSVEEKLVNTLIFTPNAHLVNLKIGKKQYSAVMQDCQFHPVSDKTLHVDFVRVFEDKKVAVDVPVLVVGTSEGVRQGGKLQLLYRKIRVSALPAQLPDAVTIDITGMEMGSSKIVGEIVADNFEIITPKNSIIATVKLTRAARGAAAATAENPAESK
- the pth gene encoding aminoacyl-tRNA hydrolase, with protein sequence MKYLIAGLGNIGAEYANTRHNIGFKVLDALAKASNIFFKDGRYASVAELRHKGRTFILIKPNTYMNLSGKAVRYWMQTEKVPIENLLVVVDDIALPFGMLRMRGKGSDGGHNGLKDVARVLGSEDYARIRMGVGNEFERGQQVDYVLSEWSASEAEQLSIFIEKASNAVLNFGTIGLGRTMNLFNTK
- a CDS encoding RNA-binding S4 domain-containing protein: MAQESNTRIDKWLWAVRVFKTRTEAADACRKGWVKVNGLVVKPSRDLKLNDVVSVRKSPVVYSFRVLGLIGNRQPAKLVENYAENMTPQEELDKLTLNSIIITLQRDRGTGRPTKKERRDIDKLIQDPED
- a CDS encoding DUF4924 family protein, with the translated sequence MELARKLKQTSLFEYLLLMYQVEDIIRACNFDKSIITKVAEQRFGSELGDRDEGIAWFLAMSEMMQEEKIEQKYHLQHVVNLTNDLFQLHLRLVNAPNEEEYHELYIKVEIFGEELRQKGNSEENMVSLFLTAIYGVWLLGLKNAPVSTETRQAVEDITNLLALLSKYYHQIEAGQKELPG